Genomic window (Desulforapulum autotrophicum HRM2):
GCGGAGGGGTGTACTACGTTGGTGGCCGGCCTGTGGCCTATTCCCTTGGTGAGGAGCTTGCCTGTGGCACAAGCTTTGTGGTCCATTTTGAAAAGGCAGTACCGGGCTACAAGGGACTGTGGCAATTTGTCAACCAGGCTTTTGCCTCAATCCTTACCGACTACTACACCACGGTCAATCGGGAGCAGGACCTGGGTAATGCGGGGCTGAGAAAGGCCAAAATGAGCTATCAGCCGTCTGGTTTTGTGAAGAAATACAGGGTAACGAGATCCATTGAACAAACTGGATAACTCAACTTTCGGATTTCAACTTTGATGATCGGAGTCAGGCTTGCGTTGTGCAAGCCTGACTCCATTTAACTAACGCACCGGTACCACCTCGAGCCAGTATCCGTCCGGATCATTGATAAAGTAGATGCCCATCTCCTTGTTCTCAAAGCAGATGCATCCCATCTCCTTGTGAAGGGCATGGGCCTTGTCAAAATCCGGGGTTTTAAATGCAATGTGGAACTCTTCATCCCCCAGGTTATAGGGGACCTTTTGTGACTTTATCCAGGTAAGTTCAAGCTTGTTGGCGGTTGATCCGTCCCCCAGAAAAACAATGATATAGGACCCGTCTTCAGCTGTTTTGCGTTTGACTTCTTTCAGACCAAGGGCCCTGTTGTAAAAGGCAAGGCTTTTTTCAAGGTCCAGCACGTTGATGTTGAAATGATCAATGGTAAATTTCATTCAGATTAGGAGCCTTATTTTAAGGCAGCCAAGGCTGCATCATAATCGGGTTCATGGGTGATGTCATCCACAAGCTGAGCATGGATGATTTTGCCCGCCTCATCCACAACAAAAACAGCCCTGGCAGCGAGTCCCTTGAGGGGGCCGTCGGTAATGAGCACCCCGTAATCGGTGGCAAATTCGGGGTTTCGAAACAGGGATGCGGTCAGGACATTTTCAATGCCCTCTGCACCGCAGAAACGTTTAAGGGCAAAGGGAAGATCAAAGGAGAGGCAGACCACCTTGGTATTGCCAATGGCTGAAGCCTTTTGGTTGAAGGTCCTGACACTTGTTGCGCAAACATCAGTGTCAATGCTTGGAAAAACATTAAGGACCACCTTTGTTCCTTTAAATGCGTCAAGGGTGGTCTCGGAAAGATCCTGGAGAACGGCTGTAAAGTTTTTCGCAGGAAGGCCTTTACCTGGAAAATCGCCTGCAAGAATAACATTGTTTCCTGCTAATTGGGTTTTGGCCATGGTAAATCTCCTTTATGTTTAAAGATGCGGATAACGATTCTGATTAACCGTCACGTCCATGACCTGTTACCTGCCCAGGTCATAACGGACAATGAATCGCCTCTGTTTTTAAATCTTCTGTGTGTGTACGATATAAATACAGCATAAAGCGGGCAGTTCGGTCAAGTTCCAGTATCTAAATATGATAATGACTTGACAGGTTTTTTCAAGGCAGATGGTAAATTTAAATTTCCCCGACATGGACTGTGATCATTTCCGTACCCAAGGATATTTGATGATACCGACCCCTGACATAGGATCTGTTTGCCGGGCGGTGGTATTGAATCTTGAAATCAAAATCATTCAACCGCGAATAAAACGAGTCATAAACCGTATCCTCGGTCTCAAGGTTCACCCAGCAGTTGTCTGCGAGATGAAATCTTTGAATGGCGTGGTGGGCGATCAAATAGAAGCAGGCAGCTGAAAGGTACCTGCTGTTGATTTCCCTGTAAATTTCCGGATAGAACTTAGACACGTATAGACTCTTTGAAAAAACAGAGTGGGATACAATCAGGTTGCGTGAAATTGTGGTTGAGTTTTCCTTGCTGTACAAAAAGTAACCCATGCAGGTGTCATCACTTGCTTCATAGGAAAGTGAAAATCGTTCAAGCAATTCCGGGATATGGGTCAACATGAAATTGTTTTTTTGCGCGTTCGCTACCAGGGGCATCATGACAGGGCCATCCTTTGGTTGTTTGTATATACCCATCAACATGATGTCTGGTATTGGCTCTGGCTATCAGCATTTACAATGTTTGTAAAGAAAAATCACTGCAGCTTTCCTAGGGGGCTTACTTTGCGTTTCACTATGCCTTGATTTCTTTTTATTTGGGATATAAGATGAGATCAA
Coding sequences:
- a CDS encoding VOC family protein, whose translation is MKFTIDHFNINVLDLEKSLAFYNRALGLKEVKRKTAEDGSYIIVFLGDGSTANKLELTWIKSQKVPYNLGDEEFHIAFKTPDFDKAHALHKEMGCICFENKEMGIYFINDPDGYWLEVVPVR
- the tpx gene encoding thiol peroxidase; protein product: MAKTQLAGNNVILAGDFPGKGLPAKNFTAVLQDLSETTLDAFKGTKVVLNVFPSIDTDVCATSVRTFNQKASAIGNTKVVCLSFDLPFALKRFCGAEGIENVLTASLFRNPEFATDYGVLITDGPLKGLAARAVFVVDEAGKIIHAQLVDDITHEPDYDAALAALK